In Calditerricola satsumensis, the sequence ACTCGGTTACATGTTGCCGTCAGTCTAGTGTGGATTTAACTTCATACATATATTTTCCATTGTTATCTTTCGTGATCACAACATAGTAATAATACGTTCCATCTTTTTGGCTCTTGTAATAACCGTTTTCCGGGCCAGGATCGACATAACCATAAGTAATCAAATAGGAAACAGGAACTACTACTTTATTATCACTCTTCCCATCTTTACCATCCACCTGAGAAAAGCCGCCATTCTCCATGATGTACTGTTTGGCCGCGTTAATCAGTACAGTTTTTGTCGTTTTATCTGCCTTGTCCTCCGCATCATCAAACCCCTTAAACACCGCCGGCACCGCAATGGCCGCCAAGATGCCCAAGAT encodes:
- a CDS encoding prepilin-type N-terminal cleavage/methylation domain-containing protein; this encodes MKMKARRLNQRGVTLIELLAVVVILGILAAIAVPAVFKGFDDAEDKADKTTKTVLINAAKQYIMENGGFSQVDGKDGKSDNKVVVPVSYLITYGYVDPGPENGYYKSQKDGTYYYYVVITKDNNGKYMYEVKSTLD